In Streptococcus parapneumoniae, the genomic stretch TACAAATCAATTGAGGAGTGTCCTACTATTAGACTTGGATGACAAATATTTTAAATATGCTGATTGGGTAAAGCAAAAGGCATTTGAAGAGGGGTATGTACCTTTAATCACATGTGTGACTGTGCCAGTATATAAGTTAATCGAATGTCAGATATTTGAACCCGCAGATAAGTATTATAGCATAATAAGGAATAAAGTTAAGTATTTTAGACAAGTCGTTGAGTATGATGAAAGGGAGTGTACTCATAGATATGAAAGTGTATGGACATTACAATATTGTAGCGTCCCTAAATATGTGAGCAAGAACTGGGCTATGACAGAGATAGAAAATAATGAAAACAATGAAAACAATAAAAAAAGTTAGAGTAACTAATTATTCTTTGAGTAAATCACTGGACTGTCTTGAGAGGATGGGGAAATTATTCCCAATTGTGAGAATTGATGACAGTGCTTGTAGAATTTTTATTAGAAATAATGATACTAATTATTTATTTGAAGTCTCACAATGTGGTAATGATTTTCAAGTCACTATGCTATTAGGTGAACTAAGTGATAGTGAGACTCAGCAGATGTTTAACAAAGTATTTAGTATTTTTGATTTACATAATAATAATTATAATAAAATAGATGCTTATGCTTACGGAACAGTAGACTCCACAATATTGTTTAAATCATTAAAGGGACTCCGAATCATAAAGGATACAAACATCTTGAATTGTATAATACGAACGATTATTAGCCAACAAGTTAGTTTGAAGGCTGCCTCAAATATAGTTAGAAGATTTATTGAGTATTATGGAGATAGCATAGAATTCGAAGGAACTCACTACTTTCAATTTCCTACAGCTGAATTCATTGCTACAAGTTTAACCGTTACTCAACTAAGGGAAATTGGAATTCCCTTAACACGTGCAGACGCTATCATTAGTTTAGCTATTAAAGTACGCAAAATGGAGAAACCTTTAGATGATTATTCATATAGTGAATTGAAAGATATTGTGATCTGTATCAA encodes the following:
- a CDS encoding DNA-3-methyladenine glycosylase family protein gives rise to the protein MKTMKTIKKVRVTNYSLSKSLDCLERMGKLFPIVRIDDSACRIFIRNNDTNYLFEVSQCGNDFQVTMLLGELSDSETQQMFNKVFSIFDLHNNNYNKIDAYAYGTVDSTILFKSLKGLRIIKDTNILNCIIRTIISQQVSLKAASNIVRRFIEYYGDSIEFEGTHYFQFPTAEFIATSLTVTQLREIGIPLTRADAIISLAIKVRKMEKPLDDYSYSELKDIVICIKGIGKWTVEMLGLFYFTAPDIVPVADLGLHRAIEYLYNLPERSISKINVNSVTNNWSGNKSLQVYYIWEYWMLNKEEN